Proteins encoded together in one Ipomoea triloba cultivar NCNSP0323 chromosome 4, ASM357664v1 window:
- the LOC116015437 gene encoding uncharacterized protein At1g66480-like — MGNTLGGKKTAKVMRIDGQTMKLKTPVNAGEVVKDHPGHVLLESEAVKHYGIRAKPLEPQEPLRPKRLYFLVELPKFPAEAKAARRVRSGIQMSAKDRLENLMLARRSVSDLSIMKPASMSAELAGEEPEPAAAAAAEKGAVRLKVRLSKAEVEKLMMESKDESEAAEKIMRLCMANNGGSTSTVDNSAPAEPAAQSQTAVACNRGLKTRQRKVGFLPIMEGEIQHLAMAS; from the exons ATGGGGAATACTTTAGGGGGAAAGAAAACGGCTAAGGTTATGAGAATCGACGGGCAGACCATGAAACTGAAGACGCCGGTGAACGCCGGCGAGGTGGTAAAGGATCATCCCGGCCACGTTTTGCTGGAATCCGAGGCGGTGAAGCATTACGGGATCCGAGCCAAGCCGCTGGAGCCGCAGGAGCCGCTGCGCCCTAAGCGGCTCTATTTCTTGGTGGAGCTGCCCAAGTTCCCGGCTGAGGCTAAGGCCGCTCGGCGTGTCCGCTCCGGGATTCAGATGAGCGCCAAGGACCGCCTCGAGAACCTAATGTTGGCTCGGAGATCGGTTTCGGACCTCTCGATCATGAAGCCGGCTAGCATGTCGGCGGAGCTGGCCGGGGAGGAGCCGGAGCCGGCTGCTGCTGCAGCAGCCGAGAAGGGCGCTGTGCGGCTCAAGGTACGGCTGTCCAAGGCGGAGGTGGAGAAGCTGATGATGGAAAGTAAGGACGAGAGCGAAGCCGCCGAGAAGATCATGCGGCTCTGCATGGCTAACAACGGTGGCTCCACCTCCACAGTTGACAACTCGGCTCCAGCCGAACCGGCCGCTCAGAGCCAGACGGCGGTTGCTTGTAATCGAGGTCTCAAAACGCGTCAG AGAAAGGTGGGATTCTTGCCAATCATGGAAGGAGAGATCCAACATTTAGCAATGGCCTCTTGA